One window of Equus caballus isolate H_3958 breed thoroughbred chromosome 3, TB-T2T, whole genome shotgun sequence genomic DNA carries:
- the IRX5 gene encoding iroquois-class homeodomain protein IRX-5 isoform X2 — translation MSYPQGYLYQPSASLALYSCPAYSTSVISGPRTDELGRSSSGSAFSPYAGSTAFTAPSPGYNSHLQYGADPAAAAAAAFSSYVGSPYDHTPGMAGSLGYHPYAAPLGSYPYGDPAYRKNATRDATATLKAWLNEHRKNPYPTKGEKIMLAIITKMTLTQVSTWFANARRRLKKENKMTWTPRNRSEDEEEEENIDLEKNDEDEPQKPEDKGDPDGPEAGGAEQKAASGCERLQGPPTPAGKEAEGSLSDSDSKEPPSEGRLDALPAPPRAGGPSPAGPAASRLAEDPAPHYPPGAPAPGPHPAAGELPPGPGGPSVIHSPPPPPPQAVLAKPKLWSLAEIATSSDKVKDGGGGSEGSPCPPCPGPVAGQALGGSRSSPAPAPSRSPSAQCPFPGGTVLSRPLYYTAPFYPGYTNYGSFGHLHGHPGPGPGPTAGPGSHFNGLNQTVLNRADALAKDPKMLRSQSQLDLCKDSPYELKKDGGGSIDPSPRLRTAWSRDPC, via the exons ATGTCCTACCCGCAGGGCTACTTGTACCAGCCGTCCGCCTCGCTGGCGCTCTACTCGTGCCCGGCGTACAGCACCAGCGTCATCTCGGGGCCCCGCACGGATGAGCTCGGCCGCTCGTCGTCGGGCTCCGCGTTCTCGCCCTACGCCGGCTCCACCGCCTTCACGGCGCCCTCGCCGGGCTACAACTCGCACCTCCAGTACGGCGCCGaccccgcggccgccgccgccgccgccttctcTTCGTACGTG GGCTCTCCCTACGACCATACACCGGGCATGGCAGGCTCCTTGGGGTACCACCCATACGCGGCGCCCCTGGGCTCGTATCCCTACGGGGACCCCGCGTACCGGAAGAACGCCACGCGAGACGCCACCGCTACGCTCAAGGCCTGGCTCAACGAGCACCGCAAGAACCCCTACCCCACCAAGGGCGAGAAGATCATGCTGGCCATCATCACCAAGATGACCCTCACCCAGGTGTCCACCTGGTTCGCCAACGCGCGCCGGCGCCTCAAGAAGGAGAACAAGATGACTTGGACGCCGCGGAACCGCAGCGAGgacgaggaagaggaggagaacaTTGATCTGGAGAAGAACGACGAGGACGAGCCCCAGAAGCCCGAGGACAAGGGCGACCCCGATGGTCCCGAAGCAG GAGGAGCGGAGCAGAAGGCGGCTTCGGGCTGCGAACGGCTGCAGGGGCCGCCCACCCCCGCCGGCAAGGAGGCCGAGGGCAGCCTCAGCGACTCGGATTCGAAGGAGCCGCCGTCCGAGGGCCGCCTCGACGCGCTGCCCGCGCCCCCCCGCGCCGGCGGGCCCTCCCCGGCCGGGCCGGCGGCCTCGCGGCTGGCCGAGGACCCGGCCCCTCACTACCCGCCGGGCGCGCCGGCTCCGGGCCCGCACCCCGCCGCGGGCGAGCTGCCCCCCGGGCCCGGCGGGCCCTCGGTCATAcactcgccgccgccgccgccgccgcaggcGGTGCTTGCCAAGCCCAAACTGTGGTCTCTGGCAGAGATCGCCACATCCTCGGACAAGGTCAAGGACGGGGGCGGCGGGAGCGAGGGTTCTCCATGCCCACCGTGCCCCGGGCCCGTGGCGGGGCAGGCCCTGGGGGGCAGCCGCTCGTCGCCCGCCCCGGCGCCTTCGCGCTCGCCCTCGGCGCAGTGCCCCTTTCCAGGCGGGACGGTGCTGTCCCGGCCCCTCTACTACACGGCGCCCTTCTATCCCGGCTACACGAACTATGGGTCCTTCGGACACCTTCATGGCCACCCGGGGCCCGGCCCAGGCCCCACAGCCGGTCCGGGCTCGCATTTCAATGGATTAAACCAGACCGTGTTGAACCGAGCGGACGCTTTGGCTAAAGACCCGAAAATGTTGCGGAG
- the IRX5 gene encoding iroquois-class homeodomain protein IRX-5 isoform X4: MSYPQGYLYQPSASLALYSCPAYSTSVISGPRTDELGRSSSGSAFSPYAGSTAFTAPSPGYNSHLQYGADPAAAAAAAFSSYVGSPYDHTPGMAGSLGYHPYAAPLGSYPYGDPAYRKNATRDATATLKAWLNEHRKNPYPTKGEKIMLAIITKMTLTQVSTWFANARRRLKKENKMTWTPRNRSEDEEEEENIDLEKNDEDEPQKPEDKGDPDGPEAGGAEQKAASGCERLQGPPTPAGKEAEGSLSDSDSKEPPSEGRLDALPAPPRAGGPSPAGPAASRLAEDPAPHYPPGAPAPGPHPAAGELPPGPGGPSVIHSPPPPPPQAVLAKPKLWSLAEIATSSDKVKDGGGGSEGSPCPPCPGPVAGQALGGSRSSPAPAPSRSPSAQCPFPGGTVLSRPLYYTAPFYPGYTNYGSFGHLHGHPGPGPGPTAGPGSHFNGLNQTVLNRADALAKDPKMLRSQSQLDLCKDSPYELKKAPYR, from the exons ATGTCCTACCCGCAGGGCTACTTGTACCAGCCGTCCGCCTCGCTGGCGCTCTACTCGTGCCCGGCGTACAGCACCAGCGTCATCTCGGGGCCCCGCACGGATGAGCTCGGCCGCTCGTCGTCGGGCTCCGCGTTCTCGCCCTACGCCGGCTCCACCGCCTTCACGGCGCCCTCGCCGGGCTACAACTCGCACCTCCAGTACGGCGCCGaccccgcggccgccgccgccgccgccttctcTTCGTACGTG GGCTCTCCCTACGACCATACACCGGGCATGGCAGGCTCCTTGGGGTACCACCCATACGCGGCGCCCCTGGGCTCGTATCCCTACGGGGACCCCGCGTACCGGAAGAACGCCACGCGAGACGCCACCGCTACGCTCAAGGCCTGGCTCAACGAGCACCGCAAGAACCCCTACCCCACCAAGGGCGAGAAGATCATGCTGGCCATCATCACCAAGATGACCCTCACCCAGGTGTCCACCTGGTTCGCCAACGCGCGCCGGCGCCTCAAGAAGGAGAACAAGATGACTTGGACGCCGCGGAACCGCAGCGAGgacgaggaagaggaggagaacaTTGATCTGGAGAAGAACGACGAGGACGAGCCCCAGAAGCCCGAGGACAAGGGCGACCCCGATGGTCCCGAAGCAG GAGGAGCGGAGCAGAAGGCGGCTTCGGGCTGCGAACGGCTGCAGGGGCCGCCCACCCCCGCCGGCAAGGAGGCCGAGGGCAGCCTCAGCGACTCGGATTCGAAGGAGCCGCCGTCCGAGGGCCGCCTCGACGCGCTGCCCGCGCCCCCCCGCGCCGGCGGGCCCTCCCCGGCCGGGCCGGCGGCCTCGCGGCTGGCCGAGGACCCGGCCCCTCACTACCCGCCGGGCGCGCCGGCTCCGGGCCCGCACCCCGCCGCGGGCGAGCTGCCCCCCGGGCCCGGCGGGCCCTCGGTCATAcactcgccgccgccgccgccgccgcaggcGGTGCTTGCCAAGCCCAAACTGTGGTCTCTGGCAGAGATCGCCACATCCTCGGACAAGGTCAAGGACGGGGGCGGCGGGAGCGAGGGTTCTCCATGCCCACCGTGCCCCGGGCCCGTGGCGGGGCAGGCCCTGGGGGGCAGCCGCTCGTCGCCCGCCCCGGCGCCTTCGCGCTCGCCCTCGGCGCAGTGCCCCTTTCCAGGCGGGACGGTGCTGTCCCGGCCCCTCTACTACACGGCGCCCTTCTATCCCGGCTACACGAACTATGGGTCCTTCGGACACCTTCATGGCCACCCGGGGCCCGGCCCAGGCCCCACAGCCGGTCCGGGCTCGCATTTCAATGGATTAAACCAGACCGTGTTGAACCGAGCGGACGCTTTGGCTAAAGACCCGAAAATGTTGCGGAG
- the IRX5 gene encoding iroquois-class homeodomain protein IRX-5 isoform X3 gives MSYPQGYLYQPSASLALYSCPAYSTSVISGPRTDELGRSSSGSAFSPYAGSTAFTAPSPGYNSHLQYGADPAAAAAAAFSSYVGSPYDHTPGMAGSLGYHPYAAPLGSYPYGDPAYRKNATRDATATLKAWLNEHRKNPYPTKGEKIMLAIITKMTLTQVSTWFANARRRLKKENKMTWTPRNRSEDEEEEENIDLEKNDEDEPQKPEDKGDPDGPEAGGAEQKAASGCERLQGPPTPAGKEAEGSLSDSDSKEPPSEGRLDALPAPPRAGGPSPAGPAASRLAEDPAPHYPPGAPAPGPHPAAGELPPGPGGPSVIHSPPPPPPQAVLAKPKLWSLAEIATSSDKVKDGGGGSEGSPCPPCPGPVAGQALGGSRSSPAPAPSRSPSAQCPFPGGTVLSRPLYYTAPFYPGYTNYGSFGHLHGHPGPGPGPTAGPGSHFNGLNQTVLNRADALAKDPKMLRSQSQLDLCKDSPYELKKGMSDI, from the exons ATGTCCTACCCGCAGGGCTACTTGTACCAGCCGTCCGCCTCGCTGGCGCTCTACTCGTGCCCGGCGTACAGCACCAGCGTCATCTCGGGGCCCCGCACGGATGAGCTCGGCCGCTCGTCGTCGGGCTCCGCGTTCTCGCCCTACGCCGGCTCCACCGCCTTCACGGCGCCCTCGCCGGGCTACAACTCGCACCTCCAGTACGGCGCCGaccccgcggccgccgccgccgccgccttctcTTCGTACGTG GGCTCTCCCTACGACCATACACCGGGCATGGCAGGCTCCTTGGGGTACCACCCATACGCGGCGCCCCTGGGCTCGTATCCCTACGGGGACCCCGCGTACCGGAAGAACGCCACGCGAGACGCCACCGCTACGCTCAAGGCCTGGCTCAACGAGCACCGCAAGAACCCCTACCCCACCAAGGGCGAGAAGATCATGCTGGCCATCATCACCAAGATGACCCTCACCCAGGTGTCCACCTGGTTCGCCAACGCGCGCCGGCGCCTCAAGAAGGAGAACAAGATGACTTGGACGCCGCGGAACCGCAGCGAGgacgaggaagaggaggagaacaTTGATCTGGAGAAGAACGACGAGGACGAGCCCCAGAAGCCCGAGGACAAGGGCGACCCCGATGGTCCCGAAGCAG GAGGAGCGGAGCAGAAGGCGGCTTCGGGCTGCGAACGGCTGCAGGGGCCGCCCACCCCCGCCGGCAAGGAGGCCGAGGGCAGCCTCAGCGACTCGGATTCGAAGGAGCCGCCGTCCGAGGGCCGCCTCGACGCGCTGCCCGCGCCCCCCCGCGCCGGCGGGCCCTCCCCGGCCGGGCCGGCGGCCTCGCGGCTGGCCGAGGACCCGGCCCCTCACTACCCGCCGGGCGCGCCGGCTCCGGGCCCGCACCCCGCCGCGGGCGAGCTGCCCCCCGGGCCCGGCGGGCCCTCGGTCATAcactcgccgccgccgccgccgccgcaggcGGTGCTTGCCAAGCCCAAACTGTGGTCTCTGGCAGAGATCGCCACATCCTCGGACAAGGTCAAGGACGGGGGCGGCGGGAGCGAGGGTTCTCCATGCCCACCGTGCCCCGGGCCCGTGGCGGGGCAGGCCCTGGGGGGCAGCCGCTCGTCGCCCGCCCCGGCGCCTTCGCGCTCGCCCTCGGCGCAGTGCCCCTTTCCAGGCGGGACGGTGCTGTCCCGGCCCCTCTACTACACGGCGCCCTTCTATCCCGGCTACACGAACTATGGGTCCTTCGGACACCTTCATGGCCACCCGGGGCCCGGCCCAGGCCCCACAGCCGGTCCGGGCTCGCATTTCAATGGATTAAACCAGACCGTGTTGAACCGAGCGGACGCTTTGGCTAAAGACCCGAAAATGTTGCGGAG